atattttgatcaaattagcatattatgcatataaaatatgtaatacgtAAAGTTTCACATCAGATGATTAAATATGAatatgttcaagatttattaattatgcattatGTTTAAgagaagaaatattttgtaaaaaatatggtcaaacaataattttaaaatatccgtgcatgcacgggacATAATCTAGTAAGTTGATAAAATCGAATTAACCGGCCTATACTTGATCGAATTAGAATACTCCTCCGTATTACGGAGTAGATAACAAAGtaacctgaaaataataatccaaactaaATATATTGAACCCGATCCAACAACCCGTTTAGAAGTCCGCGGAAACTGGGTTGAATAGATATGATGAACAAGTTGAAGAACAATGATAACAAAAGTTGCCCTTGATAGACGGGGGCGACAGGCGAAAAGATGTGTGAGAGAAACACATCAGAGAATTTGTCAGCAAAAGGACAAGTACCGATGCGTGATTTTTATTCACATTATACTAAATCATGTAAGATTTGGCCTACCGGTAAAAGTCCAGACTCATAAATTCAAGGTTATGAGATTAAGTTTTATCGTGGCCTATTTGGAAGTGAGAATTTCCTTATCATCCTCCTCACTTTGAATGAGTTACGCATGTTTTCATATTCAGAAGTTTTAATATATTTCGACTAGCATGTGATGTGTGTTTGTAATTAAAAATACATACACAATAATACTTATTTGGTTAATTATTTTTTCCCCATGATATGTTTCATTTAGTTTTAATATCTGGTGATTTCCGTTTTAAATTGTTCCCTTTTTATTTTGTATTATAAATTGTATTATAAATTGTATGATAAATGCTTCTgtgtataatttatttttataatcttatttttataatctaattttAGTAGAGGGTAAAATACATACACAATAATAGTAGAGCGTTTCTTTATGTAGTAGAGATTATTTTTCGCAATAACATACCACTATTTTCATGCagttattcaaattaataacgTAAAAGTTAAATTGATATTCTAAAAGGGACAATTATTTagaaatcataaattaattgcGGAATAAAACGGTAATTACTTAAGTCATAGTGATAACAGTCGCAACTTATTTGTGACGCAACTACGGAgtactttatttttaattacatAAAAGTAGGTTACGCTGTGTTCTatcataatttttaattttaatttacaaGATAAAAAGAAATActatatctatctatctatctatctatctatctatctatctattactacggagtatatactaaaagacacaccatGAATAACATGTGTCACGTTCTGGTGAGTCATTGGTattgtttttcttttaaaaaaattaatttaagaatcttttaaaatatttctgattttctgatttttttttttttttcctgattttttccttctatttaatataatagatgtatatatgaaaaaataaattatgatttcatgtattatgacaaggataaaaaaatatatatattattattaatttgaagaacatatatgttaggaatggaaaaaaaaatagcAGTTTTTTTGATATTACTGTTTCTATAATATACGTAGCAAGCTATTACGGAAACTTCCTAAAAGAAAAATAGCAAATTACTTATAAACCTGAAAGTCGGTTATATATCCAATCTGGAAAATAGGGTATTATAATTGATATGGTTATCAAATCAATACCATTTCTATAAATTTGGATAGATCGAGGGTACGGGTATGGTTACGGATATTATTCGATTCCAAAAGAAAATGATAACTAATAATTGtctgataagtttttttttatattttcccaacttaagtATTTTTGTCGGAACGCTAAACTCCTAAAATCGCACTAATCACTTTACAatccaaataaataataatttcctCTGATTTTCCCAAAAATCGTTGATAAAaaatgattttattttattaaaaaattcgtttaaataaattattcagAATAGAAAAAATATTTAGTCTAATCCGTGCGTTGCACTGGACCTGGCCTATTATATTTACTATAactataataaaaattatttcattcttttaacttattttaatatttgtataattaaaaatattttgataaGTCGCGATATATGTGTCATTCTTGTGGTATTATTAAAAAATTGACACGAAAATTTCTAATGCATTTTAATTTGTGGTAACTTAGGACCTTAATCATTAATCTTATTTAAGAATTTAGGGAGTACATAActacatacgaagtatattatatATAAAGGGGCAATAGCCTAGGGCAAAGAGCAAGAGCATTTGGACAAATGAGGTTGTCCCATGAAATGACCTCCTGCTTCTGCCATTTCATTTATTAACACAGCTGTTATCTTcagttcctttttttttctttctttgaaTTATTTACTggactatttttctttatttaggCATACGCAGTTATATTCTGTTTATGCTCCTGATCATTTTATCTTGCTCTGATCAATTCATTCAAATTTTAAAACAAGTCTTTTTTCTAGCACCATATATTCCTGCCTCAGTTCACAGCAGATTTAATACCGGAGTAGTCAATTACTCGCTCATATTAGTATTATACACGTGATGCGTGTGTGACATACTCCTTATAGGTTAAGGGCTTGTTTGATTGACAtaggaaaaaatatattaaaaaaaaaaaaaaattgtaatgtTGTAGGCTTGTAGCCTTGTAGGGGAAAGACGAGTAAACTGTACtgaaggtccctaaactttgcaaaaaggagcagttaggtccctcaagtttcaaaaggagcatttaggtccctcaaaatggatgaaaaacgctgctttttgttttccgtcactaacggccgttaaaatgaatattataatataaaaaattattaaaataaaaggagaattaATATACACGTAGATTAATGATTGAAAACAGATGATTTTGATAAAAAGAAGCCTTTTCCAATTACTTAGCCTTTACAACTTACTTTTTCTATGTGTACACGTGGAAACCCTTCCAACTTCCCTCGTTTTTTCTGGTTCCTTCCTAATAATGTTTTGGCGGTATTTTTTTACTGTTCCCAACCCTATTTTCCCTCTTTTCACTTCCTATTTATATGGTCCCCTCCCATTTTCACTCTCAGTTGTCTTTTTTCCATTTACTCAAACACTTAAGAGAATTTGAAGTTATTGCTCTGAGTTTTCTGCAAAAATGGGTTCTTGCGTATCCAACAAAAGGACTGCTGATTCCAAATGGGAAGTTCCGTCCCCCAGGAAGAGAACAAGAATATCTAGATGGGATGAAGGTACTTTCATTCAATTTGTCggttttttcaataaatgtttgcAGTTGAGCCATGATAAATTAGGGCTTTTTTGTTAAGTAACTTTTTCCCAAAATTGGTGCATGCATTATCTTGATTGTGGtgttttatatgttaatttaaaCAATCGTGGGCTGATTTCGCATAATTTATCAATTGAAGTTGGAATTAGGGTTTCGTCCGTTTTTACTTTCCAATTTttaattcgaattgatgcttgcatgttcttgaaaatggtgtttaatatgttaaattatacaattgttgcctaatttggaattaatttaaactagattttgtagtaattagggtttcacttactgtttttgattcacttaaataaaaaacagagtttgattaattcgaattgatgcttgcatgttcttgaaaatggtgtttatTTAAACTATTGTTTCTTAATTTGGAAGTATTTTAATCTAGATTCCGTTTAATAATTAGGGTTTACTTactgttttattgactttggcCGTTACTTTGACTTTAGGAGACCTTGCTTTAAGGGAGGCACACcccctttgtcatcatcaagacATCCTCATCACCCAGATCTTCACCAAGCTGGACTGGGAGGGGCAGGCTGTTGTGCAGATGGTATGCAAGCAGTGGCGTAGATGGGCCAAGTTGCGGTACCGCCTCCCATACCACTACCCTCAAGGATGCTACCGCGCGTGGCTGCGGGAGTGGGTGATCATTGGCATCATTGACAATGATGGCCGTGACTTCCACGCCTGGATGGACAAGGACATGACCGTCTACTTTGACGGCTTCCCCCTCCTTTTCAAGGAGGAGGAATAGCTGGTGGTGGAGGCCATGCAGGGGTGGGTGGTGGTGGCGTTGGTGGTGGCCCCTCTTTTGTCAAGCTTATGATGATCCAGCTTGTTtatagctttttttttttaattttcgagCACAATTACTACTGTCATTGCAATTAGGTTTTTGTGAATGTGACAAGTGTTGGTTTTTGGTATTTGTCACTGCTATGACAGTAGTTTATATTTAACCGTAGGCTTCTCCCTcaatagtggattgaggtttgaaatgtaAGGGTTGAAGCCTACCCTTTTGTAAATGCAACGGAAATGATCatgatgaatgaatgaatgcaacttttttcttttgttatctCTTGTGTTGTTATTCaagatttggtttggtttgatttcttaaagttttgtttttttaattgataTTGTTTAACTTTGATCAGATGTTGATGATTTGACTTTGAACCCTTGCATATATGTGCATCATGGTGGTGAATGGGTTGTGCAAGGTGATATGGTTTATAGTGGGGGGAGGGTGGATGTCTTTGATTACATCCATGAGAATGCAGATGGCAACTATGTTAAGGAATTAGTGGATAGTTTAGGTTATAATGATATAGAGAAAGTACATTTCTGGGACCCTAGGAAAGAATTCAAGAATGGGGTtaggtttttaggttttgataGTAGTAGTAGGGAAGGATGGAAACAATCAAACACTTAAGAGAATTAGAAGTTATTACTCTGAGTTTTCTGCAAAAAAATGGGTTCTTGCGTATCAAACAAAAGGTCTGCTGATTCCAAGTGGGAAGGTCTCACCAGGAagagaacaagaacaagaatatCCAGATGGGACGAAGGTATTTTCATTCAATTTGTCggttttttcaataaatgtttgcAGTTGAGCCATGATAAATTAGGGCTTTTTTGTTAAGTAACTTTTTCCCAAAATTGGTGCATGCATTATCTTGATTGTGGtgttttatatgttaatttaaaCAATCGTGGGCTGATTTCGCATAATTTATCAATTGAAGTTGGAATTAGGGTTTCGTCCGTTTTTACTTTCCAAtatttaattcgaattgatgcttgcatgttcttgaaaatggtgtttaatatgttaaattatacaattgttgcctaacttggaattaatttaaactagattttgtagtaattagggtttcacttactgtttttgattcacttaaataaaaaacagagtttgattaattcgaattgatgcttgcattttcttgaaaatggtgtttcTTTAAACTATTGTTTCTTAATTTAGAAGTATTTTAATCTAGATTCCGTATAATAATTAGGGTTTACTTactgttttattgactttggcCGTTACTTTGACTTTAGGAGCCCATGCTTTAAGGGAGGCACACCCCCTTTGCCATCATCAGGACATTCTAATCACCCAGATCTTCCCCAGGCTGGACTGGGAGGGGCAGTCTGCTGTGCAGAGTGTGTGCAAGCAGTGGCGTCGGTGGGCCAAGCTGCGGTACCGCCTCCCATACCACTACCCTCAAGGATGCTACCGTGCATGGCTGCGTGAGTGGGTCATCATGGACATCATTGACAATGATGGTCGTGACTTCCACGCCTGGTTGGACAAGGACATGACCGTCTACTTTGACGGCTTCCCCCTCCTTTTCAAGGAAGAGGAGGAGTAGCTGGTGGTGGAGGCCATGCAGGGTGGGTGGTGGTGGCGCTGGTGGTGGCCCCTCTTTTGTCAAGCTTTTGTTGATCCAGCTTGTTTAtagctttttttatttttaattttcaaggaCAATTACATTACTACTGTCATTGCAATGTTGGTTTTTGTGGAAGGTGACAAATGTTGGTTTTTGGTATTTGTCACTGCTATGACAGTAGTTTATACTTAACCGTAGGCTTCTCCCTcaatagtggattgaggttgTAATGTAAGGGTTGAAGCCTACCCTTTTGTAAATTCAAATGGAATGATCATGATGAATGAATGAAGATAACTGTTTCCTTTTGTTATCTCTTGTGTtgttattcaagctttcatttggtttgatttcttaaagttttgttcttttaattgatattgttttaactttgatCAGATGATGTTGATGGTTTGACTTTGAACCCTTGCATATATGTGCATCATGGTGGTGAATGGGTTGTGCAAGGTGATATGGTTTATAGTGGGGGGAGGGTGGATGTCTTTGATTACATCCATGAGAATGCAGATGGGAAATATGTTAAGGAATTAGTGGATAGTTTAGGTTATAATGATATAGAGAAAGTACATTTTTGGGACCCTAGGAAAGAATTCAAGAATGGGGTTAGGTTTTGATAGTAGTACTTGTGACCCTTTCTTAGCTTTACTCTTTGAATACAAAAGCATTCATATATACATTGAACATAAAATCAAACCCACCTACAACTTTAACCTAAACAGGAGTGCAGGAGGGGGAGGAGGGAGAGGTAGCTTCCTTGAGTTGTTGAATACTGATGTGGTTGActtaaattctgattatgtggAACCACCTTTTACAGTACTCCCACCCAAACAAACTGAAACTCAACCTGAAACATTCCATTTTCTAAAAATGATTCCACTAGGGTTTGTGCAGAGTGTGAGCACAAAGATAAAGGTTGTAAATGGAGAATTTGGGCTTCATGGGAGAGAGGAAGAAGGTCATTTACAGTGAAAACATTTGTCAGTGAGCACACTTGTAGTAGGACACCTATCATTAAGAAGATGACTTCACATTGGATTGCAGAACACTACCAGAATCTGTTTAAGGTTAACCCTTACATGAGAGTGCAAGATATTCAGGAAACCATTTGGTTAGAAAAGGGTATAAGGGTGAGCAAAGACAAGGCTGCCAGGGCTAGGAGAAGGGGTCAAGCACTCATTGTTGGTGAATACAAAGAGCAGTATGCATTACTCCCAAGGTATGCAGCTGAGATACTAAGAAGCAATCCAGGGAACACAGTGAAGTTGAAGTTGGATGCAAATGTGTTTGACAGACTGTATTTGTGTTTTGAGGCACTTAGGAAAGGGTTCTTGGCAGGATGCAGACCTTTCATATCACTTGATGGATGTTTCTTAAAGGGACCATTTGGGGGTCAATTGTTAGTAGCAGTAGGGAGGGATGGAAACAATCAAATGTTCCCTTTGGCTTGGGCTGTTTGTGAGGTTGAGAGCACTGACACATGGAGTTGGTTTCTAGAACTTCTAGCTACTGATTTAGGCACTAGTGAAGGAGCAGGGTACACTTTCATGTCTGACCAACAAAAGGGTTTACTTGCTGCTGTGTCAAATGTGTTTCCACAAGCTGAAAGTAGGGTGTGTGCAAGGCATGTGTACTGTAACTTTAGgggagtgtttggaggtggtTTAGAGTACAGAAAACAATTTTGGACTATTGCAAAAAGAAACACAGTAAATCACTTCAATGAAAACATTGAAgtaatgaggggtatttcacaTGAAGCTGCTGAAGACCTACTGAAAAGGAACTACAAGAAATGGTGTAGGGCATTCTACACTCCATTATCTTGTTGTGACAGTGTAGACAACAACATGAGTGAGGTGTTTAATGCATACATCTTGAGTGCAAGGCACAAGCCTATTATTACCATGTTGGAAGATATCAGAGAGGGTTTGATGGAAAGACTGCATAAGAAAAGAGATTTCATTGGGAAAAAGGAGATAATGTTGTGTCCTAGGATCCAAATTCAGTTAGAGAAACACAAAATTTGGGCTAGGGGTTGGAATGCATACTGGGATGGTGGGTTTTGCTATGGAGTAAGAGAAGGTGCAACACAGGTTAAGTATGTGGTGGATCTGAACCAACATACTTGCAGTTGCAATGCATGGCaggtgagtgggattccatgcaaacatgcaattgttgctatatggaataaagtagaccACCCAGAACAATATGTCAATGCATATTTCTGGAAACAGACCTACATGAAGGCATATGAATTTTTGTTAGAGCCTTTAAATGGTCCTCAAGAGTGGCCTACTTCTGATAGCATTGTTGTGGCTCCAAAGGTGAAAAAGGTCAATGGAAGACCTAAAACAAAGAGGAGATATGGTGTTGGAGAGGTAACTGCATCTGGTAAGCTGAAGAGAACAGGTTGTTCTATGAAATGCAGCTTATGTGGTGTGATAGGCCACAACAAAAGGGGTTGCAAGAATGCCcctaagcaacaacaacacagcaacaaTCATGCTACTGCAGAGCAGACCACACCACAGCAACAACACCCAAGAACCAGTTCAGCTATACCAATGCACAATAGGGGTGTGGGTATTTATACCTACCCAAATGGGTATCAAAGAATAGCTACTGTAAGTCATTCAATatactcaaattctttcttacaTGTTACTTTACTGTACTGAAGCCAACTTGTtcctaatttgttttaattaatgcaGCCTATATCACAACACTTCCCCACACCACAGAGGCAAAGACCTCCTGCAGCTTTCTATTCTGATCATGGGGGTGAGCAAACCATCTACTCCTTCCCTGCACATGACTTCCCATTGTCACAGACTCAACCAAGTCAAGGACACACAATATCAAGCCAAGCATTGCAGGATCTTGCAATGGCTAGAAGATTAGAAAAAAGACCATGAGGTtagattttattgaatttaaagtcttcattacatttcattagtgcagatcattacattttacctacccacttaacccacttaacttaaaacaaaccagataaaaaaaaacagaaccaCTAGGATTACAACCCACACTTCACATTTCACACTAATAGGTCTTCTCATCTTGCTCATCACATAGTCTGCCTCCCTCTTCCTTGCATAATTGTTAGCTTCACTAAGTTTTGTCCTAAAACTATCAACTTCAGCAGCAAGGCTTTGTTTATCTTGCATTAACCCTAGTATGACAATTGTTTGCCAAGTTGTTGGTTCTTGTTCATCAATCCATCTAAAAAAAATGCAACCCCTTCTGTTTGTTTCAACATCATAATCTGGACAAGCAATGAACCTCCTTCCAGGATTTTCTTTTGTCCATGCCTTTTGAATGGATACTGTGAATCCACAGTAGCACCTCTTAGGGTGTTCATTATCACCATTGTTGAACAAAGAGATAGCCCTGTTCATCATTCTGCAAAtaaattacgttttaataatttattcctaaatatgtttaattattgttaaaataagCTAACTTAAGATTTACAAAAAAATGGCAGGAAAATACCTTTTTATGTTGAGAAGAGTCAGCTATGGTGGAGCAACAGAGAAAAAACACAGAGCAGAAGATGGAGaagaaagaatttttttttaagtgttttgttgttgtttttatttgccatggaatgttaaatactctgttttttgagagcctcaacggctatatttttgtaaaaagctaactgaaatgaatttccctttatttaattattggtaaatggtaaatgtaactgtttttttgtcgtttagtgccttttatttagtttccttttaatttaaatgcattttaacggacgttagtgacggaaaacaaaaagcagcgGATTCCATCCAAAcgcagggacctaaatgctccttttgaaacttgagggacctaactgctccttttggcaaagtttagggacctgcaGATCTATTTACTCGGGGAAAGACTATAAGGCGGATAAGATAATAAATTTTTAtatcaaaaaatagaat
This Spinacia oleracea cultivar Varoflay chromosome 6, BTI_SOV_V1, whole genome shotgun sequence DNA region includes the following protein-coding sequences:
- the LOC110798891 gene encoding uncharacterized protein, translated to MTSHWIAEHYQNLFKVNPYMRVQDIQETIWLEKGIRVSKDKAARARRRGQALIVGEYKEQYALLPRYAAEILRSNPGNTVKLKLDANVFDRLYLCFEALRKGFLAGCRPFISLDGCFLKGPFGGQLLVAVGRDGNNQMFPLAWAVCEVESTDTWSWFLELLATDLGTSEGAGYTFMSDQQKGLLAAVSNVFPQAESRVCARHVYCNFRGVFGGGLEYRKQFWTIAKRNTVNHFNENIEVMRGISHEAAEDLLKRNYKKWCRAFYTPLSCCDSVDNNMSEVFNAYILSARHKPIITMLEDIREGLMERLHKKRDFIGKKEIMLCPRIQIQLEKHKIWARGWNAYWDGGFCYGVREGATQVKYVVDLNQHTCSCNAWQVSGIPCKHAIVAIWNKVDHPEQYVNAYFWKQTYMKAYEFLLEPLNGPQEWPTSDSIVVAPKVKKVNGRPKTKRRYGVGEVTASGKLKRTGCSMKCSLCGVIGHNKRGCKNAPKQQQHSNNHATAEQTTPQQQHPRTSSAIPMHNRGVGIYTYPNGYQRIATPISQHFPTPQRQRPPAAFYSDHGGEQTIYSFPAHDFPLSQTQPSQGHTISSQALQDLAMARRLEKRP